One Lycium barbarum isolate Lr01 chromosome 5, ASM1917538v2, whole genome shotgun sequence genomic window carries:
- the LOC132640306 gene encoding cullin-4-like isoform X2, with the protein MSKRFCSINTTTGMKKPKCQENNNNNNKLGSMDEPCVSLMQDSGVTSNLSRKKATLPHPSKKPFVIKLNKAKPAIPTNFEENTWATLKSAIGAIFLKQPDPCDLEKLYQAVNDLCLHKMGGSLYQRIEEECETHIVAALQSLVGQSEDLVVFLSLVESCWRDFCDQMLMIRSIALYLDRTYVKQTPNVHSLWDMGLQLFRKHLCLASEVEHKTVFGLLQMIESERLGEAVDRTLLNHLLKMFTALGIYAESFEKPFVERTSEFYAAEGVKYMQQSDVPDYLRHVEVRLHEEHERCLLYLDASTSKPLIATAERQLLKRHISAILDKGFMMLMDGIRIEDLRRMYSLFSRVEALESLKQTLSSYIRKTGQSIVHDDEKDMVSSLLEFKISVDTIWEESFSKNEAFGNSIKDAFEHLINLRENRSAELIAKFLDEKLRAGNKGTSEEELEGTLDKVLVLFRFIQGKDVFEAFYKKDLAKRLLLGKSASIDAEKSMISKLKTECGSQFTNKLEGMFKDIELSKEINESFKQSSQARKKLPTGIEMSVHVLTTGYWPTYPPMDVRLPHELNVYQDIFKEFYLSKYHGRRLMWQNSLGHCVVKAEFPKGKKELAVSLFQTVVLMLFNDAEKLSFQDMREATRIEDKELRRTLQSLACGKVRVLQKIPKGRDVEDDDTFVFNDQFTTPLYRIKVNAIQMKETVEENTSTTERVFQDRQYQLKFPVKPADLKKRIESLIEREYLERDKNNPQIYNYLA; encoded by the exons ATGTCGAAGCGATTTTGTTCCATCAATACAACAACAGGTATGAAGAAGCCTAAGTGTCAagaaaacaataacaataacaacaaattGGGATCCATGGATGAGCCGTGTGTGTCACTGATGCAAGATTCTGGTGTCACTTCTAATTTGTCTCGCAAGAAAGCTACCCTTCCTCACCCTTCTAAAAAACCCTTCGTTATTAAGCTCAACAAAG CAAAACCTGCGATTCCGACAAATTTTGAAGAAAATACATGGGCAACTCTGAAGTCAGCTATCGGTGCAATATTCTTAAAGCAGCCTGATCCTTGTGACTTGGAAAAGCTTTATCAG GCTGTCAATGACCTGTGTCTGCACAAGATGGGTGGAAGTTTATACCAGCGGATTGAAGAAGAGTGTGAGACACACATAGTTGCAGCACTGCAGTCCTTAGTTGGCCAAAGTGAAGATCTTGTTGTTTTTCTATCACTTGTTGAGAGCTGCTGGCGGGACTTCTGTGATCAGATGTTGATGATCCGTAGTATAGCGCTGTATCTAGATAGAACATATGTGAAACAAACCCCAAATGTGCATTCATTGTGGGATATGGGCTTGCAGCTTTTTCGCAAACATCTTTGTCTAGCTTCAGAAGTAGAACACAAAACTGTTTTTGGGCTCCTTCAGATGATTGAGAGTGAAAG ATTAGGTGAGGCAGTTGATAGAACTCTCTTGAACCATCTTTTGAAGATGTTCACTGCCTTAGGAATTTACGCAGAGAGCTTCGAGAAGCCATTTGTTGAGCGCACTTCTGAGTTTTATGCTGCTGAAGGTGTCAAATACATGCAACAGTCAGATGTTCCAGATTACTTGAGGCATGTGGAG GTAAGATTGCACGAAGAACATGAAAGGTGCTTACTCTACCTGGATGCAAGTACAAGTAAACCACTGATAGCAACTGCAGAGAGGCAACTTTTAAAACGTCATATTTCGGCTATACTTGATAAG GGTTTCATGATGCTGATGGATGGAATCCGTATTGAGGATCTTCGAAGAATGTATTCACTCTTCTCTAGGGTAGAGGCGCTTGAGTCATTGAAGCAAACTCTTAGTTCATACATCCGAAAAACTGGGCAAAGCATTGTGCATGACGACGAAAAAGATATGGTATCTAGCCTGTTGGAATTTAAGATATCTGTTGATACTATATGGGAAGAAAGCTTCTCTAAAAATGAAGCATTCGGCAACTCTATCAAGGATGCGTTTGAACATCTCATAAATCTCCGCGAG AATCGGTCTGCCGAGCTGATTGCTAAATTTCTGGACGAGAAGCTTCGTGCTGGAAATAAGGGTACTTCAGAAGAGGAATTGGAGGGTACACTTGATAAAGTCTTGGTTCTGTTCAGGTTTATACAG GGTAAGGATGTATTTGAGGCATTCTACAAGAAAGATCTAGCAAAGAGATTATTGTTGGGAAAGAGTGCTTCAATCGATGCAGAGAAGTCCATGATCTCTAAG TTGAAGACTGAATGTGGTAGTCAATTCACTAACAAATTGGAAGGAATGTTCAAG GATATTGAATTGTCAAAAGAGATAAATGAATCCTTTAAGCAATCTTCTCAAGCCAGGAAAAAACTGCCAACAGGAATTGAGATGAGTGTTCATGTATTAACCACAGG GTACTGGCCAACATATCCGCCCATGGATGTCCGGCTCCCCCATGAACTTAATGTCTATCAG GATATTTTCAAGGAATTCTACTTGAGCAAATACCACGGTAGGCGGTTGATGTGGCAAAATTCTTTGGGGCACTGTGTTGTAAAAGCAGAGTTCCCCAAAGGTAAAAAGGAGCTGGCAGTGTCTCTGTTTCAG ACTGTTGTTTTAATGCTTTTTAATGATGCGGAAAAGCTTAGCTTTCAAGATATGAGGGAAGCAACTCGAATTGAGGATAAAGAGCTCAGGAGAACTTTACAGTCTCTTGCATGTGGTAAAGTTCGTGTTCTCCAGAAG ATTCCAAAAGGAAGAGATGTGGAAGACGACGATACCTTTGTGTTCAACGATCAATTTACTACTCCACTCTATCGGATAAAG GTAAATGCCATTCAGATGAAGGAAACAGTTGAGGAGAACACAAGCACCACAGAAAGAGTATTCCAAGACCGGCAATACCAG
- the LOC132640306 gene encoding cullin-4-like isoform X1, with translation MSKRFCSINTTTGMKKPKCQENNNNNNKLGSMDEPCVSLMQDSGVTSNLSRKKATLPHPSKKPFVIKLNKAKPAIPTNFEENTWATLKSAIGAIFLKQPDPCDLEKLYQAVNDLCLHKMGGSLYQRIEEECETHIVAALQSLVGQSEDLVVFLSLVESCWRDFCDQMLMIRSIALYLDRTYVKQTPNVHSLWDMGLQLFRKHLCLASEVEHKTVFGLLQMIESERLGEAVDRTLLNHLLKMFTALGIYAESFEKPFVERTSEFYAAEGVKYMQQSDVPDYLRHVEVRLHEEHERCLLYLDASTSKPLIATAERQLLKRHISAILDKGFMMLMDGIRIEDLRRMYSLFSRVEALESLKQTLSSYIRKTGQSIVHDDEKDMVSSLLEFKISVDTIWEESFSKNEAFGNSIKDAFEHLINLRENRSAELIAKFLDEKLRAGNKGTSEEELEGTLDKVLVLFRFIQGKDVFEAFYKKDLAKRLLLGKSASIDAEKSMISKLKTECGSQFTNKLEGMFKDIELSKEINESFKQSSQARKKLPTGIEMSVHVLTTGYWPTYPPMDVRLPHELNVYQDIFKEFYLSKYHGRRLMWQNSLGHCVVKAEFPKGKKELAVSLFQTVVLMLFNDAEKLSFQDMREATRIEDKELRRTLQSLACGKVRVLQKIPKGRDVEDDDTFVFNDQFTTPLYRIKVNAIQMKETVEENTSTTERVFQDRQYQVDAAIVRIMKTRKVLSHTLLITELFQQLKFPVKPADLKKRIESLIEREYLERDKNNPQIYNYLA, from the exons ATGTCGAAGCGATTTTGTTCCATCAATACAACAACAGGTATGAAGAAGCCTAAGTGTCAagaaaacaataacaataacaacaaattGGGATCCATGGATGAGCCGTGTGTGTCACTGATGCAAGATTCTGGTGTCACTTCTAATTTGTCTCGCAAGAAAGCTACCCTTCCTCACCCTTCTAAAAAACCCTTCGTTATTAAGCTCAACAAAG CAAAACCTGCGATTCCGACAAATTTTGAAGAAAATACATGGGCAACTCTGAAGTCAGCTATCGGTGCAATATTCTTAAAGCAGCCTGATCCTTGTGACTTGGAAAAGCTTTATCAG GCTGTCAATGACCTGTGTCTGCACAAGATGGGTGGAAGTTTATACCAGCGGATTGAAGAAGAGTGTGAGACACACATAGTTGCAGCACTGCAGTCCTTAGTTGGCCAAAGTGAAGATCTTGTTGTTTTTCTATCACTTGTTGAGAGCTGCTGGCGGGACTTCTGTGATCAGATGTTGATGATCCGTAGTATAGCGCTGTATCTAGATAGAACATATGTGAAACAAACCCCAAATGTGCATTCATTGTGGGATATGGGCTTGCAGCTTTTTCGCAAACATCTTTGTCTAGCTTCAGAAGTAGAACACAAAACTGTTTTTGGGCTCCTTCAGATGATTGAGAGTGAAAG ATTAGGTGAGGCAGTTGATAGAACTCTCTTGAACCATCTTTTGAAGATGTTCACTGCCTTAGGAATTTACGCAGAGAGCTTCGAGAAGCCATTTGTTGAGCGCACTTCTGAGTTTTATGCTGCTGAAGGTGTCAAATACATGCAACAGTCAGATGTTCCAGATTACTTGAGGCATGTGGAG GTAAGATTGCACGAAGAACATGAAAGGTGCTTACTCTACCTGGATGCAAGTACAAGTAAACCACTGATAGCAACTGCAGAGAGGCAACTTTTAAAACGTCATATTTCGGCTATACTTGATAAG GGTTTCATGATGCTGATGGATGGAATCCGTATTGAGGATCTTCGAAGAATGTATTCACTCTTCTCTAGGGTAGAGGCGCTTGAGTCATTGAAGCAAACTCTTAGTTCATACATCCGAAAAACTGGGCAAAGCATTGTGCATGACGACGAAAAAGATATGGTATCTAGCCTGTTGGAATTTAAGATATCTGTTGATACTATATGGGAAGAAAGCTTCTCTAAAAATGAAGCATTCGGCAACTCTATCAAGGATGCGTTTGAACATCTCATAAATCTCCGCGAG AATCGGTCTGCCGAGCTGATTGCTAAATTTCTGGACGAGAAGCTTCGTGCTGGAAATAAGGGTACTTCAGAAGAGGAATTGGAGGGTACACTTGATAAAGTCTTGGTTCTGTTCAGGTTTATACAG GGTAAGGATGTATTTGAGGCATTCTACAAGAAAGATCTAGCAAAGAGATTATTGTTGGGAAAGAGTGCTTCAATCGATGCAGAGAAGTCCATGATCTCTAAG TTGAAGACTGAATGTGGTAGTCAATTCACTAACAAATTGGAAGGAATGTTCAAG GATATTGAATTGTCAAAAGAGATAAATGAATCCTTTAAGCAATCTTCTCAAGCCAGGAAAAAACTGCCAACAGGAATTGAGATGAGTGTTCATGTATTAACCACAGG GTACTGGCCAACATATCCGCCCATGGATGTCCGGCTCCCCCATGAACTTAATGTCTATCAG GATATTTTCAAGGAATTCTACTTGAGCAAATACCACGGTAGGCGGTTGATGTGGCAAAATTCTTTGGGGCACTGTGTTGTAAAAGCAGAGTTCCCCAAAGGTAAAAAGGAGCTGGCAGTGTCTCTGTTTCAG ACTGTTGTTTTAATGCTTTTTAATGATGCGGAAAAGCTTAGCTTTCAAGATATGAGGGAAGCAACTCGAATTGAGGATAAAGAGCTCAGGAGAACTTTACAGTCTCTTGCATGTGGTAAAGTTCGTGTTCTCCAGAAG ATTCCAAAAGGAAGAGATGTGGAAGACGACGATACCTTTGTGTTCAACGATCAATTTACTACTCCACTCTATCGGATAAAG GTAAATGCCATTCAGATGAAGGAAACAGTTGAGGAGAACACAAGCACCACAGAAAGAGTATTCCAAGACCGGCAATACCAG GTTGATGCTGCTATAGTTAGGATAATGAAGACCAGAAAAGTGCTGAGTCATACCCTTTTGATAACTGAACTCTTTCAGCAG